In Chryseobacterium gotjawalense, the following are encoded in one genomic region:
- the thrS gene encoding threonine--tRNA ligase, producing MIKITLPDGSIKEFEGAITPLDVAKSISEGLARNTISAILNGTQVETTTPITTDSTLQLLTWNDDLGKKAFWHSSAHLLAQAIMEFYPQAKLTIGPAIEQGFYYDVDFGDESLSEKDFEKIEKKMLENAKKNTTFSLYPVSKADALKEYADNPYKTELISNLNDGEITFCTHDNFTDLCRGGHIPSTGIVKAAKILNAAGAYWRGDEKNKQLTRVYGITFPKQKDLTEYLERLEEAKRRDHRKLGKELGIFAFSEKVGAGLPLWLPKGTALRKKLEDFLSAAQKKSGYEFVMTPHIGAKELYVTSGHWDKYGADSFQPIKTPNEGEEFMLKPMNCPHHCEIYKVGQWSYKDLPKRFAEFGTVYRYEQSGELHGLTRVRGFTQDDAHIFCTPDQLMAEFENVIDLTLYVFKSLGFEDFVTQVSLRDPENKEKYIGSDENWKKAEDAIIQAAQKKGLNYVIEYGEAAFYGPKLDFMVKDALGRKWQLGTIQVDYNLPERFDLWYNGSDNEKHRPVMIHRAPFGSMERFIAILLENTAGDFPLWLAPNQFTILPISEKYVDYAKKVSQLLENHDICGLVDERNEKTGKKIRDAELQKLPFMLIVGENEEGTGTVSVRRRAEGDLGTMSVEDFINYFKKEAKI from the coding sequence ATGATTAAAATCACTCTTCCCGATGGAAGCATCAAAGAATTTGAAGGCGCGATAACTCCGCTTGACGTAGCAAAATCAATTAGCGAAGGTTTGGCAAGAAATACCATTTCTGCAATTCTAAACGGAACACAGGTAGAAACAACCACTCCTATAACCACAGATTCTACGCTTCAATTGCTGACCTGGAACGATGATTTGGGTAAAAAAGCATTTTGGCATTCCTCTGCACACCTTTTAGCACAGGCGATTATGGAGTTTTATCCGCAGGCAAAATTAACGATAGGTCCGGCAATTGAGCAGGGTTTTTATTATGACGTAGATTTCGGCGATGAGTCTTTATCTGAAAAAGATTTCGAGAAAATAGAAAAAAAAATGCTGGAGAATGCGAAGAAAAATACAACCTTCAGTCTATACCCGGTTTCAAAAGCAGATGCGTTAAAGGAATACGCAGACAATCCCTATAAAACAGAATTAATTTCTAACCTTAATGACGGGGAAATTACTTTCTGTACCCACGATAACTTCACAGACTTATGTCGTGGTGGCCATATTCCGTCAACCGGAATTGTAAAAGCAGCAAAAATTCTTAACGCTGCCGGAGCGTACTGGAGAGGAGACGAAAAAAACAAACAGTTAACCCGTGTGTACGGAATCACTTTCCCGAAACAAAAAGATTTAACTGAATATTTAGAACGTCTTGAAGAAGCAAAGCGTCGGGACCACAGAAAACTAGGTAAAGAATTAGGAATCTTTGCTTTCTCAGAAAAAGTAGGTGCAGGTTTACCGTTATGGTTACCAAAAGGAACTGCACTCCGCAAAAAACTCGAGGATTTTTTATCGGCTGCTCAGAAAAAATCAGGTTACGAATTCGTAATGACGCCGCATATTGGTGCCAAAGAATTATATGTAACATCAGGTCACTGGGATAAATATGGTGCTGATAGTTTTCAGCCCATCAAAACTCCAAACGAAGGTGAAGAGTTTATGTTAAAACCAATGAACTGTCCACATCACTGCGAAATCTATAAAGTGGGACAATGGTCTTACAAAGATTTACCAAAACGGTTTGCAGAATTCGGAACGGTTTACAGATACGAACAGTCAGGAGAACTCCATGGTTTGACCAGAGTCCGTGGCTTTACCCAGGATGACGCACACATTTTCTGTACGCCAGATCAGTTGATGGCTGAATTCGAAAATGTAATTGATTTAACATTATACGTTTTTAAATCTTTAGGATTTGAAGATTTTGTCACCCAGGTTTCATTAAGAGATCCGGAGAACAAAGAAAAATATATCGGCAGCGATGAAAACTGGAAAAAAGCGGAAGACGCTATTATACAGGCTGCGCAAAAGAAAGGCTTAAACTATGTGATTGAATATGGCGAGGCAGCTTTCTATGGTCCGAAACTCGATTTCATGGTCAAAGATGCGCTCGGTCGTAAATGGCAATTAGGAACGATTCAGGTCGATTACAATTTACCCGAAAGATTTGATCTCTGGTACAACGGAAGCGACAACGAAAAACACCGGCCAGTAATGATTCACCGTGCGCCATTCGGTTCTATGGAACGGTTTATTGCGATTTTGCTGGAAAATACAGCAGGAGATTTCCCTCTTTGGTTAGCTCCAAATCAGTTCACTATTTTACCGATTAGTGAAAAATATGTGGATTATGCAAAAAAAGTTTCACAATTGCTGGAAAATCACGATATTTGTGGTCTGGTTGATGAACGAAACGAGAAGACGGGTAAAAAAATCCGGGATGCAGAATTACAAAAACTGCCATTTATGCTGATCGTAGGTGAAAATGAAGAAGGTACCGGAACTGTTTCTGTAAGAAGAAGAGCCGAAGGAGATCTGGGAACCATGAGCGTAGAAGACTTTATCAATTACTTCAAAAAAGAAGCAAAAATTTAA
- the infC gene encoding translation initiation factor IF-3 encodes MHQINQKIRAREVRLVGDNVEPGVYPLEKALEIAKDQELDLVVISDKAEPFISRILDYKKFLYEQKKKQKELKAKQVKVTVKEIRFGPQTDEHDYDFKKKHAEKFLEEGSKLKTYVFFKGRSIIFKDQGEILLLKLAQELEHVGKVDQLPKLEGKRMIMMMSPKKPAK; translated from the coding sequence TTGCACCAGATTAATCAAAAAATCCGGGCAAGAGAAGTACGTTTAGTAGGTGATAATGTGGAACCAGGCGTTTATCCGCTAGAAAAAGCTCTTGAAATAGCAAAAGATCAGGAATTAGATTTAGTGGTTATTTCAGATAAAGCAGAACCTTTTATTTCCAGAATTCTGGATTATAAAAAGTTTCTTTATGAGCAAAAAAAGAAGCAGAAAGAACTAAAGGCCAAACAAGTAAAAGTGACCGTAAAAGAAATCCGATTTGGTCCGCAAACCGATGAGCATGATTACGATTTCAAGAAAAAACACGCCGAAAAATTCTTAGAAGAAGGTTCAAAACTGAAGACTTATGTTTTCTTTAAAGGCCGTTCGATCATCTTTAAAGATCAGGGAGAAATCCTTCTTCTTAAATTAGCACAGGAATTAGAGCACGTTGGAAAAGTTGATCAATTGCCGAAATTAGAAGGCAAGAGAATGATTATGATGATGAGCCCGAAAAAACCGGCTAAGTAA
- a CDS encoding MFS transporter — translation MKLDKRIIPLAIGGLGIGTTEFAVMGLLPDIANTLQVNIPQAGHLISAYALGVVIGAPLIIGYAVRFPPKKVLIALMIIFTLFNGLSAIAPDYTSMLIIRFLSGLPHGAFFGVGTVVAARMAEKGKEAFNISLMFTGLTVANLAMVPFVTYIGHAFHWRWYFVIVGIIGVVTVLSLKFWLPEIERKGETHFLEELKFLKHKQSWLVLLITAIGFGGLFTWFSYITPLMTEVSKIDSARMAYVMVLAGAGMVVGNLAGGFLSDRLGPEKTCSLLLFLMMFSLVGVFFLSEYQSVSLVLTFICGALSMAVAAPINIMMMKAAPRSEMMAAAFMQAGFNIANAIGAFLGGIPLEKGYAFNYPALVGVGMTFFGLLLSLRYRYLHQKGRFETDKLAL, via the coding sequence ATGAAGTTAGATAAAAGAATAATACCTCTAGCCATCGGAGGTTTAGGAATAGGAACTACCGAATTTGCGGTAATGGGTTTGTTGCCGGACATCGCAAATACTTTACAAGTCAACATTCCACAAGCGGGGCATTTAATCTCGGCGTATGCTTTGGGAGTGGTCATTGGAGCGCCTTTGATCATTGGATATGCGGTAAGATTTCCTCCTAAAAAAGTACTGATTGCCTTAATGATTATTTTTACTTTATTTAATGGTCTTTCGGCAATTGCGCCCGATTATACTTCGATGCTGATCATCAGATTTCTTTCAGGTTTACCGCACGGTGCATTCTTCGGAGTGGGAACGGTGGTCGCTGCAAGAATGGCAGAAAAAGGCAAGGAAGCATTTAACATATCACTCATGTTTACGGGGCTTACCGTCGCGAATCTCGCGATGGTACCGTTCGTTACTTATATTGGTCATGCCTTTCACTGGCGGTGGTATTTTGTGATTGTTGGAATCATCGGGGTGGTCACCGTGCTGTCTTTAAAATTTTGGCTTCCGGAAATAGAAAGAAAAGGAGAGACTCACTTTTTAGAAGAATTAAAATTTCTAAAACACAAACAATCCTGGTTGGTTTTGCTCATTACCGCCATCGGATTTGGAGGATTATTTACGTGGTTCAGTTATATCACGCCTTTAATGACCGAAGTGTCAAAAATTGACAGTGCCCGTATGGCTTATGTAATGGTACTTGCCGGTGCGGGAATGGTCGTTGGAAACTTAGCCGGTGGATTTTTATCTGACCGGTTGGGTCCGGAAAAAACATGCTCCCTTTTATTGTTTTTAATGATGTTTTCTTTAGTCGGAGTGTTTTTCCTGTCAGAATATCAAAGTGTTTCTCTGGTTCTTACTTTTATCTGTGGAGCGCTGTCAATGGCTGTTGCAGCGCCGATTAATATTATGATGATGAAGGCGGCACCAAGAAGCGAAATGATGGCAGCCGCTTTTATGCAGGCAGGATTTAATATTGCAAATGCCATAGGAGCTTTTTTGGGTGGAATTCCGTTAGAAAAAGGATATGCATTCAATTACCCGGCACTGGTCGGTGTCGGAATGACGTTTTTTGGATTGCTCCTCAGTTTGCGATACCGGTATTTGCACCAAAAGGGACGTTTTGAAACGGATAAACTGGCACTTTGA
- a CDS encoding GNAT family N-acetyltransferase, whose protein sequence is MTPNKIEIIEYTNDLKEAIKLLNYEWLEKYFRVEESDIKSLSNPKEEIIDKGGFIFYAKLNDEIVGTVSLLKKTENVFELGKMAVSEKAQGHKIGTLLMEHCLDFAKRKQIKTLILYSNTQLESAIHLYRKFGFSEIKLDEGLYERANIKMEKHLL, encoded by the coding sequence ATGACCCCAAATAAAATAGAAATAATAGAGTATACCAACGACCTGAAAGAAGCCATCAAACTCCTCAATTACGAATGGCTGGAAAAATATTTTCGGGTGGAAGAAAGTGATATAAAATCGCTCTCCAATCCGAAAGAAGAGATCATTGATAAAGGTGGATTTATTTTTTATGCAAAACTCAATGATGAAATCGTTGGCACCGTTTCCCTGTTAAAGAAAACCGAAAACGTTTTTGAATTAGGAAAAATGGCCGTCTCTGAAAAGGCACAAGGTCACAAAATCGGAACACTTTTAATGGAGCATTGCTTGGATTTTGCGAAACGGAAACAGATTAAAACTTTAATTTTATACTCCAACACGCAGCTAGAATCAGCCATTCATCTTTACCGTAAATTCGGTTTTTCTGAAATTAAACTGGATGAAGGGCTTTACGAAAGAGCAAACATCAAAATGGAAAAACATCTTTTGTGA
- the rpmI gene encoding 50S ribosomal protein L35 produces MPKLKTKSGAKKRFKLTGTGKIKRKGAFKSHILTKKETKQKRNLTQTSYVAEVDKKSVLRQLALK; encoded by the coding sequence ATGCCAAAATTAAAAACTAAATCAGGTGCTAAGAAGCGTTTTAAGCTGACCGGAACCGGAAAGATTAAAAGAAAAGGTGCTTTCAAAAGCCACATCCTGACCAAAAAAGAAACGAAGCAAAAGAGAAATCTTACGCAAACTTCTTATGTTGCAGAAGTGGACAAAAAGAGCGTTTTACGTCAATTAGCTTTAAAATAG
- the rplT gene encoding 50S ribosomal protein L20 — translation MPRSVNAVASRARRKKVIKLAKGFFGRRKNVWTVAKNAVQKAMQYAYRGRKEKKRNFRSLWIMRINAGAREHGMSYSQFMGALKTNNIELNRKVLADLAMNHPEAFKAIVDQVK, via the coding sequence ATGCCAAGATCAGTAAATGCAGTAGCTTCCAGAGCTCGCAGAAAAAAAGTAATTAAGCTGGCGAAAGGTTTTTTCGGTAGAAGAAAAAACGTTTGGACCGTCGCTAAAAATGCCGTACAAAAAGCAATGCAATATGCTTACCGCGGTAGAAAAGAAAAGAAAAGAAATTTCAGATCTCTTTGGATCATGCGTATCAACGCTGGTGCAAGAGAACACGGAATGTCTTACTCCCAGTTTATGGGCGCTCTTAAAACGAACAACATCGAATTGAACAGAAAAGTTTTAGCTGATTTAGCAATGAATCACCCTGAAGCGTTCAAAGCAATCGTTGATCAAGTAAAATAA
- a CDS encoding M28 family peptidase, which produces MKKFILLYSIAFSSSFFAQTFIQSYQNRVNQISQTNINTYLTEFADLGVKKTGSVNNNNAFNWLKSKYISFGYSEDQLSENAFIYQGNTAKNLILTKTGTKYPDTYVIVCGHYDTIVGPGVNDNGSGTSILLEMARILKEIPTEYSIKFINFTGEEQGLLGSQNYVQTVVNATSPKMNIKLVFNIDEVGGVAGKTNDTIICEKDTSSPTSNNAASATITQQLMNCVVLYSPLQTKLSNAYSSDYMPFQANNEVITGFFEFNESTKPHSAADTYVNMDPVYVYNVGKAALGAVQHFANADTTDLSTADCPPEKMLESLKIFPNPAKDFLQIEMMNYNLKDFSFMVTDLNGRTLIQTKNEKQINISKLSSGIYLGTMTVEDQKLTKKIMIKK; this is translated from the coding sequence ATGAAAAAATTTATTCTCCTCTATTCTATCGCTTTTTCCAGCTCTTTCTTTGCTCAGACTTTTATCCAGAGTTATCAAAACAGAGTGAACCAAATATCGCAGACCAATATTAATACTTACCTGACCGAATTTGCAGATCTGGGGGTAAAAAAGACCGGAAGCGTGAATAATAACAATGCCTTTAACTGGCTGAAAAGCAAATATATTTCTTTCGGCTATTCTGAAGACCAGCTTTCAGAAAATGCTTTTATTTACCAGGGAAATACCGCTAAAAATTTAATCCTGACAAAAACCGGAACGAAATATCCCGATACTTATGTGATCGTTTGCGGACATTACGATACCATCGTTGGTCCCGGCGTAAATGATAACGGAAGCGGAACTTCTATCCTTTTGGAAATGGCAAGAATTCTGAAAGAGATACCGACTGAATATTCCATTAAGTTTATCAATTTTACCGGCGAAGAACAGGGACTTCTAGGAAGTCAGAATTATGTTCAGACGGTAGTGAATGCCACGAGCCCAAAAATGAATATCAAACTGGTTTTCAATATTGATGAAGTGGGCGGCGTTGCCGGGAAAACAAATGACACCATCATCTGCGAAAAGGACACAAGCAGTCCAACTTCTAACAACGCAGCTTCGGCGACGATCACGCAGCAACTGATGAATTGTGTCGTGCTCTATTCGCCACTTCAGACGAAATTATCAAATGCTTATTCCTCAGATTACATGCCTTTTCAAGCCAATAATGAGGTCATTACAGGATTTTTTGAATTTAATGAAAGTACAAAACCACACAGCGCGGCTGACACTTACGTAAATATGGATCCTGTATATGTTTATAATGTGGGTAAAGCTGCTTTGGGAGCGGTTCAACATTTTGCGAACGCAGATACGACAGATTTATCGACAGCAGATTGTCCGCCTGAAAAAATGCTGGAATCACTAAAAATTTTTCCGAATCCGGCAAAAGATTTCCTACAGATTGAGATGATGAACTATAATTTAAAAGATTTCAGCTTTATGGTTACTGATTTAAACGGCCGAACTTTAATACAAACGAAGAATGAAAAACAGATTAATATCTCGAAACTTTCTTCGGGAATTTATTTAGGAACGATGACGGTTGAAGATCAAAAGTTGACCAAGAAAATTATGATCAAAAAGTAG
- the hisIE gene encoding bifunctional phosphoribosyl-AMP cyclohydrolase/phosphoribosyl-ATP diphosphatase HisIE: protein MKLDFEKGNGLVPVVIQDSRTQQVLMLGYMNAEALELTQKDGRVHFFSRTKNRIWLKGETSENYLYVKNIKEDCDSDALLIQVKPAGNVCHTGNFSCFEDKNAKGFLYELEETISERIDGKVEKSYTYDLYQRGINKMAQKVGEEAVELVIEAKDDNTDLFKNEAADLLYHFLILLKAKSFSLSDIEEVLMERIRK, encoded by the coding sequence ATGAAATTAGATTTTGAAAAAGGAAATGGATTGGTCCCCGTAGTTATTCAGGATTCCCGCACACAACAGGTTTTAATGTTGGGTTATATGAACGCAGAAGCGCTGGAATTAACTCAAAAAGACGGACGTGTTCATTTCTTCAGCCGCACCAAAAACCGAATTTGGCTGAAAGGCGAAACTTCTGAAAATTACCTTTATGTAAAAAATATTAAAGAAGATTGTGATTCCGATGCGCTTTTAATTCAGGTAAAACCTGCGGGAAATGTTTGTCATACCGGAAATTTCAGTTGTTTTGAAGATAAAAATGCCAAAGGTTTTTTATACGAACTGGAAGAAACCATTTCAGAACGGATCGACGGTAAAGTTGAAAAGTCTTACACTTATGATTTATACCAAAGAGGCATCAATAAAATGGCGCAGAAAGTAGGAGAGGAGGCCGTAGAATTGGTCATTGAAGCGAAAGATGACAATACCGATTTATTTAAAAATGAAGCTGCGGATTTGCTGTATCACTTTTTGATTTTATTAAAAGCAAAATCGTTTTCATTAAGTGATATCGAAGAGGTTTTGATGGAAAGAATCCGGAAATAA
- the hisF gene encoding imidazole glycerol phosphate synthase subunit HisF, with amino-acid sequence MLKKRIIPCLDIKDGKTVKGIQFEDLRIAGDPVELAKKYVKEGADELVFLDITATLEGRKTLIELVEKLSLEINIPFTIGGGISSVKDVEALLKAGADKISINSAAVRRPELVREIAQQFGNQCVVVAIDTKNINGEDYVFINGGKIQTELKTLDWVKTVADLGAGEILLTSMDFDGTKKGFDIRMLQNVAEVCQLPVIASGGAGKMEDFTEVFTKTKVTGALAASIFHFNEIKITDLKENLKQNKIAIR; translated from the coding sequence ATGTTGAAAAAAAGAATAATCCCGTGTCTGGATATCAAAGATGGGAAAACCGTGAAAGGAATTCAGTTTGAGGATTTACGCATTGCCGGAGATCCCGTTGAACTCGCCAAAAAATATGTAAAAGAGGGTGCCGATGAATTGGTTTTCCTGGATATTACAGCAACTTTAGAAGGAAGAAAAACATTGATTGAATTGGTGGAAAAACTCAGTTTGGAAATCAATATTCCCTTCACGATTGGTGGCGGAATTTCCTCAGTTAAGGATGTGGAAGCTTTATTAAAAGCCGGGGCGGATAAAATTTCTATTAATTCAGCGGCAGTTCGAAGACCGGAATTGGTTCGGGAAATCGCCCAACAGTTCGGGAATCAATGCGTCGTGGTTGCGATTGATACGAAGAATATTAATGGTGAAGACTATGTTTTCATTAATGGTGGAAAAATTCAAACGGAACTGAAAACTTTGGACTGGGTGAAAACCGTGGCCGATCTCGGAGCCGGAGAAATTTTGCTGACTTCCATGGATTTTGACGGCACGAAAAAAGGTTTCGATATCAGAATGTTGCAGAATGTCGCCGAAGTTTGTCAACTTCCCGTCATCGCTTCCGGCGGCGCAGGAAAAATGGAGGATTTTACCGAAGTTTTTACCAAAACAAAAGTGACCGGAGCATTAGCAGCCAGTATTTTTCACTTCAATGAAATAAAAATAACGGACTTAAAAGAGAATTTAAAACAAAATAAAATCGCCATACGATGA
- the hisA gene encoding 1-(5-phosphoribosyl)-5-[(5-phosphoribosylamino)methylideneamino]imidazole-4-carboxamide isomerase — MKLIPAIDIIDGKCVRLSKGDYDTRKIYHENPLDIAKEYEAHGIQYLHLVDLDGAKAKTIKNLKTLEILASQTNLIIDFGGGIKTITDLESAFNAGANQVTIGSIAVENPELCQEWITEFGPEKLLLGADCLDRKIKTSGWLTNSDLDVLDFIQSYETKGLKEVICTDISKDGMLQGPSFELYQEILKQSEISLIASGGISSMKDLEDLKKIGCSGAIIGKALYEGKISLKELQKFN, encoded by the coding sequence ATGAAACTCATTCCAGCTATAGATATCATCGACGGAAAATGCGTCCGTCTCTCCAAAGGCGATTACGATACCAGGAAAATCTATCATGAAAATCCTTTGGATATTGCCAAAGAATATGAAGCTCACGGAATCCAATATCTGCATTTGGTCGATTTGGATGGCGCAAAAGCCAAAACCATTAAGAATTTAAAAACTTTAGAAATTCTTGCATCTCAAACGAATTTAATTATTGATTTTGGAGGTGGAATAAAAACTATAACCGATTTAGAAAGCGCTTTCAATGCAGGAGCAAATCAAGTCACAATCGGAAGTATCGCCGTGGAAAATCCGGAACTTTGCCAAGAATGGATCACTGAATTTGGCCCAGAAAAATTACTTTTAGGCGCAGACTGTTTAGACCGGAAAATAAAAACTTCGGGTTGGTTAACCAATTCTGATCTGGATGTTCTGGATTTTATTCAATCTTATGAAACGAAAGGATTGAAAGAAGTCATTTGTACTGATATTTCAAAAGACGGAATGCTTCAGGGGCCTTCTTTTGAATTGTATCAAGAAATTTTGAAACAGTCTGAAATCTCCTTAATCGCAAGCGGTGGAATTTCTTCAATGAAGGATCTGGAGGATTTAAAAAAGATCGGCTGTTCCGGAGCAATCATCGGAAAAGCATTGTACGAAGGAAAAATCAGTTTAAAGGAACTTCAAAAATTTAATTAA
- the hisH gene encoding imidazole glycerol phosphate synthase subunit HisH, translated as MIAIIDYGAGNVKSVENAVRKLGFKTIITSDFEEIRNAEKVIFPGVGEASTAMNYLKERKLDILIPTLKQPFLGICLGQQLLCDYSKEGNTKCLGIFDLKVKEFPATDIVPHMGWNNLQKIKGDLLEGISADDNFYFVHRYYCEVGENTTSECDYILSFSATLQKDNFYGTQFHPEKSGDVGSKILENFLKLKVIN; from the coding sequence ATGATAGCGATCATTGATTACGGTGCGGGAAATGTAAAATCCGTGGAAAATGCCGTAAGAAAATTGGGTTTTAAAACAATCATTACTTCAGATTTTGAAGAAATCCGAAATGCTGAAAAAGTAATTTTTCCCGGAGTTGGAGAAGCTTCTACAGCGATGAATTATTTGAAAGAGAGAAAATTAGATATCTTAATTCCAACGTTGAAGCAGCCGTTTTTGGGAATCTGCTTGGGACAACAGTTATTGTGTGATTATTCGAAAGAGGGAAATACAAAATGTCTCGGGATTTTTGATTTGAAAGTGAAGGAATTTCCCGCCACAGATATTGTTCCGCACATGGGTTGGAATAATTTGCAGAAGATAAAAGGTGACTTGTTAGAAGGAATTTCCGCAGACGATAATTTCTATTTTGTCCACCGTTATTATTGTGAAGTTGGTGAAAACACCACTTCGGAATGTGATTATATTTTGTCATTTTCTGCGACTCTGCAAAAAGACAATTTCTATGGAACGCAGTTTCACCCGGAAAAATCGGGCGATGTGGGTTCCAAGATCCTTGAAAACTTTTTAAAGCTAAAAGTAATAAACTAA
- the hisB gene encoding bifunctional histidinol-phosphatase/imidazoleglycerol-phosphate dehydratase HisB — MKKVLFIDRDGTLIIEPPTDLQVDSLEKLEFYPKVIQNLAKIVNELDYELVMVTNQDGLGTDSFPHENFRIPQEKMLKTLENEGIVFSDLLIDSSFETENSPNRKPRTGLLQKYIYGNYDLKNSFVIGDRKTDIELAKNLGTQSIFIGKENLEDAELTTESWDEIYQYLKQIPRKAKVSRKTKETEITVELNLDGSGKSNIKTGLAFFDHMLEQISKHGNFDLDILVNGDLQVDEHHTIEDTALVLGTCFEQALGSKKGIERYAFALPMDDCLAQVALDFGGRNWLVWNVDFKREKIGDVPTELFYHFFKSFTDTGKCNLNIQCEGENEHHKIESIFKAFAKVLRNAVKQDQNNFSIPSTKGIL, encoded by the coding sequence ATGAAAAAAGTATTATTCATCGACCGCGACGGAACTTTAATTATAGAACCGCCTACGGATTTGCAGGTAGATTCTTTAGAGAAACTGGAATTTTATCCTAAAGTCATTCAGAATTTGGCGAAAATTGTCAACGAACTCGACTATGAATTGGTCATGGTGACCAATCAGGACGGTTTGGGAACGGATTCTTTTCCGCATGAAAATTTCCGAATTCCACAGGAGAAAATGCTGAAAACTTTAGAGAATGAAGGGATTGTTTTTTCTGACCTGTTAATTGACAGCAGTTTTGAAACAGAAAATTCACCGAACAGAAAACCGCGAACCGGCTTACTGCAGAAATACATTTACGGAAATTACGATCTGAAAAACTCTTTCGTCATCGGTGACCGAAAAACGGATATAGAACTGGCAAAAAATTTAGGAACGCAATCTATTTTTATTGGAAAGGAAAATTTGGAAGATGCGGAATTAACTACGGAAAGTTGGGACGAAATCTATCAATATTTAAAGCAGATTCCACGCAAAGCCAAGGTCAGCCGAAAAACAAAGGAAACCGAAATTACGGTGGAATTGAATCTGGATGGAAGCGGAAAGTCGAATATCAAAACCGGTTTGGCATTTTTCGATCACATGTTGGAACAGATCTCCAAACACGGAAATTTTGATTTGGATATTTTGGTCAATGGCGATCTGCAGGTCGATGAACATCACACCATCGAAGATACGGCTTTGGTTTTGGGAACCTGTTTTGAACAGGCTTTGGGATCTAAAAAAGGAATAGAAAGATACGCGTTTGCTTTGCCCATGGATGATTGTTTGGCGCAGGTTGCGCTGGATTTTGGCGGACGAAACTGGCTCGTTTGGAATGTAGATTTTAAAAGAGAGAAAATTGGCGATGTTCCGACGGAATTATTTTACCACTTTTTTAAATCGTTTACCGATACCGGAAAATGCAATCTCAATATTCAGTGTGAAGGCGAAAATGAACACCACAAAATTGAATCGATTTTCAAAGCTTTTGCTAAAGTTTTACGCAATGCGGTGAAGCAGGATCAAAATAATTTCTCCATCCCAAGTACCAAAGGAATATTATGA